From Salvia splendens isolate huo1 chromosome 3, SspV2, whole genome shotgun sequence, a single genomic window includes:
- the LOC121796930 gene encoding LOB domain-containing protein 18-like, with the protein MSSGNVAGSGSAAAAGGGGPCGACKFLRRKCVPECVFAPYFDSEQGAAHFAAVHKVFGASNVSKLLLHIPESRRLDTVITVCYEAQSRLRDPIHGCVAHIFNLQQQVVNLQQELSYLQAHIAAMHLPAPPPLQQQQQLLVPVSQAILDFSPIPVAYDLSTVVAPQSSWSLYPRQQIEQRQFSNTATPVAVGVGGGCDLQELARELLNRLAPPTVGCSNQASSLPHKSC; encoded by the exons ATGAGTAGTGGAAACGTGGCCGGGAGCGGCagcgcggcggcggcgggaggCGGGGGACCGTGTGGGGCATGCAAGTTCCTGCGGCGGAAGTGCGTACCTGAGTGCGTATTCGCGCCGTATTTCGACTCGGAGCAGGGCGCGGCGCACTTTGCGGCGGTGCACAAGGTGTTCGGGGCGAGCAACGTGTCGAAGCTCCTCCTCCACATTCCGGAGAGCAGGCGCCTCGACACCGTCATCACCGTCTGCTACGAGGCTCAGTCGCGCCTCAGGGATCCCATCCACGGCTGCGTCGCTCACATCTTTAATCTTCAACAACAG GTGGTGAATCTGCAGCAAGAACTGTCCTACCTACAAGCTCACATCGCGGCTATGCATCTTCCAGCTCCGCCACCGCTGCAGCAGCAACAACAGCTTCTGGTTCCGGTGTCGCAGGCAATACTGGATTTTTCTCCCATCCCGGTGGCGTACGACTTATCGACAGTGGTGGCGCCTCAATCTTCTTGGAGCCTCTATCCGCGGCAACAAATCGAGCAGCGCCAGTTTTCCAACACCGCCACGCCGGTGGCCGTTGGAGTTGGAGGAGGCTGCGATCTCCAAGAACTGGCGCGTGAGCTTCTGAACCGGCTTGCTCCGCCTACGGTGGGATGCAGCAATCAGGCTTCGTCTTTGCCGCACAAATCTTGCTAG